In Micropterus dolomieu isolate WLL.071019.BEF.003 ecotype Adirondacks unplaced genomic scaffold, ASM2129224v1 contig_12319, whole genome shotgun sequence, the sequence taattacACTCTAAGAAGGAcaccttaaaataaagtgttgaaTGTCACCGAAATGTCCAATGTTCCAACTTTTGGACTGTGCACCATTCAGGTACTTTCAGGGCACTTTGTTTTGACATGATTTCCAGTGTGCATGCACTACATACTAAAATTTGGCATTTTAACTGCACAAGTAAATGACCAAGAAAACAGTGTATGtatgatttcattttaaaacagtaatTACTTGCAGAAGCATGTCTCCCATTATTCTGCAGAACTGAGACATTGAAATAATAGTATAACTATCACCTTCTGCCCACTCCTTAATATCAGTGACCCAGCCCTCAACTTCAACCTGTGTCACTGCCAGCTGGATTTTCATGCTTTCCAGATCCTGAAGTTGGCTTTCCAGGCTTTTTGCGGCcttcaaataacaaaaaaaggaaatgaaataaaaatgttacacctacaaaaatatacaatagaAGGTATTTACAATATAAGAAAATAACAATACTCATCTCTACCTTCTGATATCGGCAGGCAAGTGAAGCAGCCAAGTTATTAAACTTTTGCTGATTCCAGCGCATGGCCATCAGTGTAAGCATGTCTGTACGTCCTGTAAAAAAGATGTGTTGTACCACATGTCCCTCCCTGGCTACAATTTTCTTGTAACACTTTCAATCTAAGTAGTGCAGTGTGTGGTTACCTTACCTGCTTTGGACATGTGCTTTGTAGTCACAGCAATCCTAGAGAGGAAGGCGTTACACTGCTCAACCTCCTCCCCAAGTGTCAATCCGGCCCCTTGCTGGTAAGCTCCACTCCATTTAACCTATTGAAGAAAATACTTAAAACCTGCCAACatacctttgcaggtgtttaggGACGGTTAATGACATGGTAATGTTTTCTTACCTCGCATTTAAAATCATGGGCTTTGGCATGAAACACTGAGAGGAATGGTTTCATGCTCAGAAGGTGCTGGAGCTCCGGGCAGCTTTTTGTCACTTTGTTGAGGTAGGGCCAGTACTTGCAGGTTACATCCATGGCAAAAAAGCTTATTGACTTATTTGCCAGCTTGTTCTGCAGGTAGAGGGGATAAGCATATATTTCTCCCCTGAACATGTTGAGAGCGCCGAGAAAAACTCCATGTCGACAGACCGCAAGCTCAAGTCCCTCCTCATCAATTTTACTAGAGGATCTCTGAGAAGTTTCCCTGGCAGCTGACCACTCCCCTCCACAGACACCTCTTCCAGAGACCTACAACATGGAAAAAGGTTGATAGTAAATAGTCAGGACTCACCCAAACAAtgtcaactgtaaaatgttattgGTCGTGTTTTTAGAAATATTATACAACAAGTTTACATGGTTGGTGTTGGAATGAATGTAATCCACAAATCTTTCTACTTCATCATCTTTTGCAATGAAGATGCCATCAAATAAGGCTTGTTCTTCAGATCTAATTGAAAGAAAGGTACACATTGACCTTCAATATGACACAGCAAAGGTTACTTTAACAACACTGCAAATTACACACATTTTGTAAGTACCTTGCTGCGTTCTTAAAGCGGTAGTGCTTGTGATTTCCGTCCACAGAAACAGCAAGCATGTCTGGGGTGCATGCAGGACAGATAAAATGCTCCTCCCTGCAGATCTTATCCACTTCAAATCTAACAGCCTCCCACTCCAAAAAGCTTTTTCTGAAGCTGTCTGCTGTGATCTTCCCAGTCTGTTTCAGAACAGTAAAACATGTCAACATAATTCACAGTTAAGTTAACTAAAGTTAATAAGGTCAAAGGTGACACCAAATCCTCCTGCATCGAGCCTCCACAGGCAGTCGCTCAGCCCAGTGGATCTTTGGAAATCTTTTGGCTCTTTGTATGTCACGGACAAAAAACATCACGACCAAagtcccccccaaaaaagaccACAGCAAACTCGACTCCCACAGCAAACTTAACcaatgtctttatggacctatttgttttttttctgaatgcaaACTGCATGACTAGGATGTGACATCACTACTTGATCTTATACACAGGTCTAATGTTTTGAGTGATTGAGTTgataaattgtaaaatgtaattgcataaaatgtaaatgctccgtacttgtatagcgcctttctagtcttttcgaccactcaaagcgcttttacaatacatctgcattcaccagtcatacactgagcctaagtgctcaaacagaaactaacattcacagtatcttgcccaaggacacacAACCAGGGgtagccagggatcgaaccgccgaccttccgattaacagccaacctgctctacctcctgagccacagccacataTTTAGTGTATGAATTTAGATTCTTTACTGAGTGGTAGTTTTTACACAAAGACTTTGAATCTTAGATGATGTTCTATTAATGTATCGAGTACAGCTGAATCACTGTTTTGATTTCATCAACATGCTCCAATTATAATAATCAGTGTGTTGATAATGTCACCATAGTCGTTCTGCGATACACATCAATACTAGTACTAGTTGTTAGTGATTCCCACCACTCATACTCACACGGCCAAAGCGGACAGTTCGTTGATCAAGCATTCTTAAGAATGCTTGGCAGGACAGTCCTGGTGCTGCCATCTTCAATTCTTCAtaagaacaaaaaacatctgtAGCGTACACCGTGGAAAAGTGAAGGGTAGCAGGCCAGTAGTCATTACGGACTAAGTCATCCACTCCAGCGCTCCATGTGGCTTTGCATGCCTCACATTTCATCTCAGGCATACTGAGATCATATCGTCCTGGAAAAATCAGGAAAAGTAGCTTACATTACTATCACCTATGTAGTACATTCAGAACtaataaaacttaaaatcaGACATCTGGCAGTCTTTCTCATTTGTCAAGTGCCTCTTTTGTGAGACAGAACGCAAAACTGAACATCCCTCCTGCCTATCCTGGGTCTTTCACAGGCGGGAGATGCACATAAGGTTATAGATGCGGGCGGGAGCGGGACTAAAACACATTATTGCGGAACGGGACAGAATATTGTGGGAACGGGGGGGCGCAGGACTGAAAATCCTGCCCAGCGCAGACCACTATAGGGAACGTTTGAATAGAAATAGatcaggacacatttacaaagcCAATAGCActgccttgtttttttttctattcaaaTAGGACAATGAAAAGTGGCAGGAAGCGAGTAGGAGAGCCCTATGGGGTGGAATCAGGTTAAAGTCCAACCCAGGTCCCTATGGGCACTTTGCCCAGAATGTGATATGGATGCTAAAGCCACTTGATCTGGAATGTTCCCTTAAGTTCATTTTATTCTTACCATTCATTGTAACCACAGCAACAACTTTTCCTGTGTTGACACTCAACGATCCCGGAGaacaactacatatttttttggGAATCTCCAACGGCACAATACACACTGAAAGACACATCATATGCAGGGATTAAAGACATGC encodes:
- the LOC123966035 gene encoding uncharacterized protein LOC123966035 isoform X1 (The sequence of the model RefSeq protein was modified relative to this genomic sequence to represent the inferred CDS: added 39 bases not found in genome assembly), encoding MVAQQNVNTQICQQCGSSAAAVRCRDCRPQPFFCADCDVSIHRNHVFHNRDATIAGFFQPLPPTTCVVERALSQCVCIVPLEIPKKICSCSPGSLSVNTGKVVAVVTMNGRYDLSMPEMKCEACKATWSAGVDDLVRNDYWPATLHFSTVYATDVFCSYEELKMAAPGLSCQAFLRMLDQRTVRFGRTGKITADSFRKSFLEWEAVRFEVDKICREEHFICPACTPDMLAVSVDGNHKHYRFKNAARSEEQALFDGIFIAKDDEVERFVDYIHSNTNHVSGRGVCGGEWSAARETSQRSSSKIDEEGLELAVCRHGVFLGALNMFRGEIYAYPLYLQNKLANKSISFFAMDVTCKYWPYLNKVTKSCPELQHLLSMKPFLSVFHAKAHDFKCEVKWSGAYQQGAGLTLGEEVEQCNAFLSRIAVTTKHMSKAGRTDMLTLMAMRWNQQKFNNLAASLACRYQKAAKSLESQLQDLESMKIQLAVTQVEVEGWVTDIKEWAEGDSYTIISMSQFCRIMGDMLLQVITVLK
- the LOC123966035 gene encoding uncharacterized protein LOC123966035 isoform X2 (The sequence of the model RefSeq protein was modified relative to this genomic sequence to represent the inferred CDS: added 39 bases not found in genome assembly): MVAQQNVNTQICQQCGSSAAAVRCRDCRPQPFFCADCDVSIHRNHVFHNRDATIAGFFQPLPPTTCVVERALSQCVCIVPLEIPKKICSCSPGSLSVNTGKVVAVVTMNGRYDLSMPEMKCEACKATWSAGVDDLVRNDYWPATLHFSTVYATDVFCSYEELKMAAPGLSCQAFLRMLDQRTVRFGRVSGRGVCGGEWSAARETSQRSSSKIDEEGLELAVCRHGVFLGALNMFRGEIYAYPLYLQNKLANKSISFFAMDVTCKYWPYLNKVTKSCPELQHLLSMKPFLSVFHAKAHDFKCEVKWSGAYQQGAGLTLGEEVEQCNAFLSRIAVTTKHMSKAGRTDMLTLMAMRWNQQKFNNLAASLACRYQKAAKSLESQLQDLESMKIQLAVTQVEVEGWVTDIKEWAEGDSYTIISMSQFCRIMGDMLLQVITVLK